The genomic window GTGAGAAGTGAACAGAAACAAAGCTTTAGAAGATGAAGATGTGCAGGCCTTGGTCACGGACTGATGGTGACGGTGAGGGAGAACGAGGACAGCCCCAGGCTCAGATCTtggggtggaaggatggatggcaGTGCCCTTCACCGGGGCTCAGGCGCCATCTGGGTGTCCTCCAGGGATGAAcggggagagggagcagagggcaggccAGGACAGCCAATGCAGAGGCCCAGGAGATGGGCTGGCCAGGGATGGGAGGGCAAGctaggggagaaagagagagtgaggtcGGGGAGCTGACAGCGCGATCAAAGCCGCAGGGAGACCAGACAGAGGTCTTGCAGTTTGGGCGCTTCGGTTTCTGGGTCCCGGACACAAACAGTGACGCGGGCAGGAAGCTAGACGGCGCAGCGCGAGTACACAGCCCGAAGCAGGGAATGGAAGCCCCGACGGGGTGTTCAGGGACGGCAATTAAGAAGGTCTCGCGGGTGAGGGGAGAGTGCGGGCGTCTAAGGAGGCCCCAGCCCAGTACCAAGAACCGCAGAAAGGGCAGCCGGGAGCCAAGAGAAGTAGGAGaagaggggggggggcggagcggAAGGGAGCGGGACGGCGGGGGAGCGGGAGACTGAGAGGacgggaggagggggcagagcaggaggggaggggaggggaggggcggggcgggggcggggcggcggggggatgCTTCCCCGCTCTCGGGTCTCGCCTTTTTCTCCTTCCGCACTGTCTGGGTTTCCGCTTCCCTCCCGGGCGCGGGGTGAGGGAGCGGGGCCGCGCCTCGgtcccggccgccgccgccatgTGGCCCCCAGACCAGGAACCCGACCCGGACCCCGACCCGGCCCCGGCGCGCGCCGGACGCTCCCCGCCGGGCGCGGCGATGCCCGGGCTCCGCGCCCTCCTGCCGGCGCGCGCCTACCTCTGCTCGCTCAAAGGCCGCCTCCTGCTGGCAGAATCGGTGAGTGCGAcgcggggccggggctggggccggggtcCGCGGAGGAGCCGTCGAGACTCCCGGCCCCGCCAACCCCTCGGAGCCGAGGAAAGCGGGCGGATCTGGGTGCATTCCCCAGGCGTCGGGTGGCGCTGACCCTCAGCGCGCGAGACCGAGGCGAGATGGGGTCTGAATCCAGGCCCTCCCGGCTCCCTAAACCAACATGGGGGACCCGTCGAGAAGCCTGGGGCCGGGTCGCGTCCACGCGACGGCCGGGCCACTGGAAACCCAACCCAGCTCTGTGTGACTCCGGGCGCCCCCGCTCTCGCTGGGCCCCCGAGACGGGTTGCGTCCCTGCATCTTCTGGCCTCCGTCGCGGGCGCTCCGCTCCGCAAACCCTCCTGCCATCCCTGGCTGCGCCGCGGGAGGAACTGGGCCCCTTCGGCGCTTCACGACGCTCGGGTGGGGGGCCAGGGTCAGTTCTCTGCGCTCTTGCCCGCTTTCCTGGGCGCAGGGAGGGCCGGCCGGGCCTCGAGCTGCGGGGCAGAGGCCAGAGTGGACTCCTGCCAGCTGAGACGGGGAACAGCGGGTAGTGGGAAGGGGACCCCCGGGACTGGGTGAGGCTGAGGCTCGCAGGCAGACCCCTCCCCCCGGGTGCACGGGGCCGGGGCGGGAACCCTGCCGGGTGacttcatcctcctcctcccctccctcgctCGGATCcagccgccccgccccctccgagTCCTTCCTCCTTTTCgcaacccccacccctgcccgtcAGGCCTTTGTCTTCGGGACACTCCGAAAACTCCGGCGCAGTcaagtgtgtggggtggggggttggtgcTGGCCTCCGTGCAGTACCGGGGAGGAAGAGGCCGGGCACAGAGGAGGCGAGGTAGGGAGGAGCTCTTGTACCTTAGATTTCCCAGCAGTTTGACAGCCCCTATCCTTATTCCCACTTTGCAGACAAGAAAGCTGAGGCCAGAGCATAGGGGATTTGACAGGTGGGTCACTTGAGGGCTGGGTGACACCATGGATGGGAGTGGAGATCAGAGGAAGGAGGCTTCTGCCCCCACACTTCTTCCTACTGCCCGGGGCAGATGTCCCCAGCCCGCGACGCAGTCACTTGACTCAGCAAGCAGGAGGCAGACTTTGAGCGGACAGATGCCAGTTCAGCCCTGGAAATTGATGGGAACCTCTTTTGCAGAGAAGCCTTTAATCCACAGGCCACTGAGGGGCCCCAATCCCAACCCACTCAGCCCACCTCATAGAGGAAGCCCTTGGCGCATAGCTGGGTGTCAGGAATCCAGACCTAGGAAGATAAagaagtggggaggaagggtTAGGGGTGATCACTGAAGACACAGGGGAGCCATTCTGGTCCCTCTTGGCTCCCTCTGGTCACCTCCGGCTGCCTCCAGGCCCCAGCAAGTAGGGAGACTGACATGGACGGGAAAGGCAAGGAAGTAGCCACCAGGAATTAGGGAATGAGGAAACAAGAATGGAGAGGGGAATCCCCAAAATCTGGCTTTGGGGGCGGTGGACAGGAAGGGGAGAGACACAAGAACAGCCCTCTCTTGAGGAAGTACAGCTGGGGACAGGATTTGGTCGGGGTCCCATGGACTTGCTTTCCTGGGAGACCTCTCTCTATGCCTTTATTTCCCATCTGTTCCACTTGAACTTAGCTACTTCCATGGCCATGTTCAGGGCTGACTTGTGCCCTGGGGACTCCCCGGGATCTCTTCATTTGTCTGAAGTGCATTTGTCTGAAGCAGCCACAGTGTTTCCTGTGTGGCATCTGGGTGTCCCTCCAGGGCCCCTAGGCCCCACTCCAAGCTACTCAACCATGGGCATGCTGTGCCCAGCCCAGCCATAGTGACAGAAACCAGGACAGATAAAGGCCAACAACCGTGGGGCAAGAACTACAGCTGTGTGGTCAGCcagccctgggttcaaattctggtgCCTTTTTTATTGCATGACACTGAGCAAATGTCACTTCACCTGTCTGCACCTCttttctcaactgtaaagtgGGCTGTGAGCAAGCACCTGTGCATAGGTGGTTGTGAACATCCCACAGACCTCAGCGGGCACTGGCCTGGGGAACAACAGCCCCGTCAGTCAGCGTGGTCTGCCCTGCAGCCAGTCAGCGTGGTCTGCCCTACAGCGCACCACATGGTCTGCAGAACTAGCAGAACTAGCTAGGGGCCTCCGCATCTTCCCGAATCAGTTCCCACCCACAGCACATGTGCAGGGCTGCGGAGAACTCCAATTCTTGCTCCTTAATGCAGTGTGCCCTTTTCACAAAGGCTGGAGGGGTGATGCAGCAGGGCCTCAAGTGTCAGGGTCAACACTCCCTCCtggatgtttttttcttcttatgaaaATTTGCAAATCTCTAAAAAACCCGAACGGTTTTACTGTTAATGCCCATATACCCACCGCCATGCTTGCTTTATCACATATCTTACCCATTTACCCGTCCACCAAGCGAATTTAGTTTTTGATGCAAAGTAAAAATATACTTTGCCCGCATCAGTACATTTCACCTCTGAACACTTCAGCGTGCATATCATTAACTAAAGCtccagatttatatattttttcagctaACATTTACATTTTGGGGAGTTGGGGTTAATTTTTTTGAAACTGGTTCCTGCTTAGTGACTGCTTAGGTTTGATTTGCCCTGTTGGACACCATCTGAGCTGGGTGCCCTGTTGGGTGGTTTCTGCCTTAGAGCccgctggggtgggggtggggtgagcagCTGTAGGAGGCAGCCtggccgggtgggggtggggagtgctggCGCTGGACACACATGAGAAGCTGGGGCTTCCTGACTGGGTCCTGGCAGGGAGCTGGTGTAGGGTCCAGATGCAGAGCCATGCCCAGGGGCTTAGGGGGCAGCGTGGGTGTGGGCCAGCGCCCCCACAACAGGGTTCTAATCCTGGCAGCTGTGGGACTGTGGGCAGGTCACCTCCCCTGTTCCTCACTGCAGAGCACTGGGCCAGGGGTTGTGCAAGGGCACTGACTTTACCTTGCCTCACCTCCAGGGTCTGTCGTTCATCACCTTTGTCTGCTATGTGGCATCCTCTGCATCCGCCTTCCTCGCGGCACCCCTACTGGAGTTCCTGCTGGCCCTCTACTTCCTCTTTGCTGATGCCATGCAGCTGAATGACAAGTGGCAGGGATTGTGCTGGCCCATGATGGTGAGGGCTGGGCCCCAGGAGGGAGGGGTTTGACTGCATTTCGGCCCTCACCTTTCACTGTGCTGGAGGGGCTGTTTGCGGTAGGTTGGAGCCAGGCCCCACCACTCAGCAGCCGCGTGACCCAGAGCAGGTTGCCTTAACCTCCAGGGCCTCCAGTGCCCCTCCCTGAGGCAGGGAACCTTAGCCGGAATCATGGCCCCTGGCCACCAGGTGGCGCTGGTGTTCCCAGCTGGGCCTGCCGGAATGAGCCTCCGCTGCAGGAATTCAAGCCATTTCCAAAGGGGCAAGGCAGGTTAACTGAGGACTTGCGGGGCTTGCCCAGGCCTTAGCCATCTGGCAACTCCTTTTGTCACCTTGGGAGGCCTCAGAGCCCCACCTCAAACCTTGCTGTttgaaaaggggcagaaaggctGCCATTCGACCCTGGTCTCTTGACTTTGTATCCCATATACTTCCTGATGGGCTACAACCTGTGCCCCCATTGTAGAGACAGGGGAGCAGAAACCATGATGCATAAATGGATCTGCCGCAAGTATGTGGCACAGTGAAGCCCAGGGCCAGATCTCCCCGttggagagcaagcagggagcaGATGAGCAGGTTTCCAACTTCCCCTTTCTTGTGGAACAGGGAGACCTGCATGTGGGCCAAGCCACAGGGCAGGTGCAGCCTGTTGTCCACGGGGCAGTGGATGGCCAGCTGGACCGGGGACAAGGCAGCCTCAGCTGCTCGAAGCCCGCAGGGGCACCTAGGCAGGGGCAGGAATGGGGGTGGGACGAGGACCAGGTGCAAACAGAGAGCCCGAGGATGCCAGATCTGCGGGGCCAGCTGTGTTTCCAGGCTGCCGGGCCCATCATCCCCTGGCCAacagtgggttccagccctatTCCTGCCACCTGGTGCCCTTCtgagcccctgtcccctgcccgggctcccagctgcccctccccagtgctgTCCTCCACTCCTGGGAGGCCAGGGCAGTGACTGTGCCCACCGCTCCCCAGGACTTCCTGCGCTGTGTCACAGCAGCCCTCATCTACTTCGCCATCTCCATCACAGCTGTTGCCAAGTACTCGGACGGGGCTTCCAAAGCAGCTGGGGTGAGTAGCCGCCCTCTCCCTGGAAGGGGTGGCCCAGCGAAGCCCCCTTGGGTTCACCCCACCCCAGATGCCCCTTGGACACTCCGTGGCTGGGGCACAGTCTGTCCCAGCTTAGGCCCCTCGGGGCTTCACGTGGATCTCAGCTATTCCAAAGTCCTCTTATTGGAGATTAAATCCACCCTGAGTTTTGAAGGCTGTTTGCCCAGCCAAGATAACAGCTCATTTTCCTCCTTGTCGGTCCCGGGAGGGGTCTGTGCTTGCCAATCGGAGCTGCTTTTCCAAGCAGATAAAGCCAGGCGATAGCTTCTCGGGCCAGCCCCCCCGTTCCCAGGCTCTTGGACCAGGGACTCCCAGCTCCTGATGACGGACTCCATCCACCTTGTGTCCTATCCCACAGGTGTTTGGCTTCTTTGCCACCATCGTGTTTGCAATTGACTTCTATCTGATCTTTAATGACGTGGCCAAATTTCTCAAACAAGGGGACTCCACAGACGAGAACACAGCTGACAAGGCAGAAGGTGGGTGGCCACCCTGTGGGTTTTTACCTGGGAACGTGGCTTATCACCCCCGGGGACCCTGCTCTCCCTGAGGGATACCCAGCCAGTTTGCGGCTCCAGGAGAGGAGCATCCCCACAGGCCGAGAGTGTCTTCGCAGCCTGGTTCTCCTGCTCCTTCATGCAGCTGGCTCTCCAGGGACCCTGCCCTTGCAGGAATGGTGAGCTGAGGGCAGGCCTGGCACTCCTCTTCTGTGACACTTTCGCTGATGAGCCCCCAGGGGTAGCCAGTCACTGGGCTGCAGAGCTGCCACCGGCTCGGACCAATgcacctgcccaccccccaccccagtctctcctgcCTGTGGCTCAGGGACCAGAGAACCAAGCTCTCCTCCTTACCTGCAGCACCGAAACAAGCTCAGTCAGGCTTATGAGCCAGCAGAACCCACCCTTCTGCTAAAAATATATGAGGCACATCTCGTCCCATCCCATACTAAGGCTAAAGCTAGGTTAAATGTTCCTAGATGTTTTCCTTAGGTCTTTGTGACCTGCTTACCAGTTGCCTGCCTGCTATGGGTGCTTCTAGACAACCACTCTAGTGGACGAGTAGGAAGTAGCAGTGGAGACATGTGTTTGAATATTTTGTGagctttaaatatttgaaggtacatagttatatatagtaattttttttgctataaaattATTCCTAGCTTATGTGTTAGAATGAATACAGCAAAACCACAAAGTCATGCCATTCCAGCCCTTGGCACAGGGAGTTAAGGTTTATGGAGGCTCTCTGAGCTTGTCCATGACCCAGGAACAGTATGAGGACTGACTGGGGTTCTAAGGGACAGAGATTGGTCCCTCCCTGAAAATAGCAATTGGCACTGCTGGGGGAGGTACGGGAGGTTTATGACTTAGGTGCTTTTCCTTCCTGAAGGTTCCAGAAGGCTCTATAGAGTACTCTTCAGTATTGGGATTCTAGGAACCTTGGAGTTACACCTCATAGATAGGCCCTTAACGTTATAAAATGTGTCTGATTACTATATAAAATTAGGATTGGGGCAAGGAGGATGGAAACTATAAGGTGGCTAAAAAGAGGCTTCCTGATTTTCTAGTATATTTTAGTTTCTTGGGCCAGAAAATAGCTGTCCCCACCTTGCCCTGCTGAATTGCAGAGTAGGGTTGGGTTTGGGGTGCAGACATACCTCCCTGACACCCCAAAGTGAGAATAGCCCAGGATGACAGGGGAGAGCCTAGAGCAGAGGCATCCGGGCTCCACCCCCTCCACGTGGCCTTGCCCTGGAGGTGACAGCAACCGCCTGTCCCAGGTCCCTGTCCCAGGTCCCAGGCACGggtgctggggggagggtggcCTTCACACCAAGTGGATACCACCCTCACAGTCAGCTGCAGGAGGGACCTGAGTCCAGagctccagccaacagccagaaACCCAGCCAATCTCCCCAGAAACAGCTTCCAGGCACCGCTGGTCTGGAAGCTCCCAGCAAGCAtcctctttgctttcctttcctttcagaaGAGAATTCCGACTCTGACTCTGACTGAAGGCCTACCCTGCCCTGGCAACCCGAGCCTCATGGGCCTTGACTGCTGCACCTTCTAACCAGGAGAGCCGGGACGTGGTCAGGGGACCGTGTGTGTTGGGAGAGAGGCTGTGACCTCAGCAGCAGTGGGAGTTGCTGACGGAGCCAGCCTCCTCACAGCCCTAAGGTGACGTTCCCAAGCCCAGCATACCAATCGGCACCCCTTGGCTTAGCCCTGTCCAACCGCTCCATACACAGGGGCTTCGTGAATATTCTGCCACTTCTCATTTCTGCCCCGCAGACCTTAAGCCTTGTAACCTCCCTGCCAAAAATCAGCACAAGGGGACAGAGCTGATGGAGCCTTGTTACGGGAGGCATTTCATGCTGCAAAGCTGGCAGGGGGTGAGCGGGGGGTGGGTAGATGTAGGGCAGAAACCACCACAAGGCCAACCTGCTGGGCCCCAGGGGGGTTTGTCTGCATTTGCTCACAACAGGCACTTTGTGGAGAATAATCCTTCTAAGATTCTTTTGTTCAAGGAGTACCAGCTGCCTCTtcgtttctttttgtttttgttcttagtgtttatttttgagagagaaagagcatgagcagggaaggggcagagagagggagggagacagaatccaaagcaggctccaggctctgagctgtcagtacagagcccgatgagggtctcgaattcatgaacctcgaaatcgtgacctgagcccaagtcggaccattaaccaactgaaccacccaggcgcccctgcctcttCATTCTTGAAGCAGGGAGAAAACTGACCTTGGCTCTCATCTGGGAGAGATCGGGTCCGTAACGGGCACCTCACGCCCTCGGAAAGCACGTCTTCTCTGGGCAACATGCCAGTTGTAGATTAGCTTACTAGGTCCAAAGGAGCGAGGGTACCTAACGGTGAAGTAACTGACAGCGTCCTGGGTAGCTGGGCGGGCCCAGCCAAACCCTCTTGCCCGCCAGCAGGCGAGAGGCTCCCAGGCACTCAGCATGACGTGTTTCTCGACCCCAGAGCAGGTCTCCTGACCACCTCTCCAGAGGTGAAATGTGCCTTCTGTGTTCGCCTGAGGACCTGTGCTGTGTATGTATGTTCAATGGGATTTTGTaactgtatgtaatttttttttttttttttacacaacagTAGCTTCTTTAAATGGCCTTTCCTGTGACCCAAGAGGCCTCATGAATGAGCCAGACGTGGACCCATGTCTTGGGCATTTGTAacctttgttcttctcttgcaTGTGAAAAAAGCCATAATGGATTAAACCAGACTACCTGCTTGGAGTGTATGTGTTTGAAAACCCCTCACACTCCCCAGAGCATGCGGTCCAGGGTCACGCTTCAGCACAGACTGGGCACATACACGGTGAGTCCCGACAGCGCCAGGCTTCGATAGCACACGCACATTTGCTCCACACCAGGCACACCTAAGCATCGGACGCCTGTGCTCTCATCTAGTCTTCACACGATCCTGTTTCACTGTCCAGGAAACTGACGGAAGGTTCAGGAACTTGCCCAAATCATCATGGCCCCTTTGAGGAGGGCCTCTCACTTATCTATCAGGATAACCACCCACGGCACCTCTGAGATAGCCAGAACCTGGGCCTCTCGTGGTTTGGAAACTGGTCCCACGAGGGACCCCACACTTGAAGACTGGGAGAGCGCCGGGTCGGCAGTTGGCCCAGGTATCCTGCCCCAGCTTTGACACACGTTCTGAAAATACATCCGAAAGCTGATGTGCAGAAACCGAGAGGGGTACACGGTGGGACCTTGCCTGCCCAGCTCAGCCAGCCAGGCTGCCTGTCAACACCCATGCCACGGAGGCGGGCTGTGTTCAGCCACCACCTCACAAGCTTGTTTCGGGAACTAGGTCCGCGGCCTTTGAAGGGACGGGAGGGAAGTCGGAGCCAGGAGACAATGCCATTTTTACAT from Panthera tigris isolate Pti1 chromosome E2, P.tigris_Pti1_mat1.1, whole genome shotgun sequence includes these protein-coding regions:
- the CMTM3 gene encoding CKLF-like MARVEL transmembrane domain-containing protein 3, translated to MWPPDQEPDPDPDPAPARAGRSPPGAAMPGLRALLPARAYLCSLKGRLLLAESGLSFITFVCYVASSASAFLAAPLLEFLLALYFLFADAMQLNDKWQGLCWPMMDFLRCVTAALIYFAISITAVAKYSDGASKAAGVFGFFATIVFAIDFYLIFNDVAKFLKQGDSTDENTADKAEEENSDSDSD